One part of the Sardina pilchardus chromosome 5, fSarPil1.1, whole genome shotgun sequence genome encodes these proteins:
- the amer1 gene encoding APC membrane recruitment protein 1, whose translation METGAGSELSEAEIVESISQESPHPPPPQPPSGKLRKTAFKFFSSRKSICVLPSFFGGLGKGQSRGSSKSGVTKSRTHDGVSRGCWDDGVRGSGDVAAGDFEFRAPRERDCGGGSESHRGTGESLKSQFLPWQRRGLRGLFSSIRRHRRSKNVEKISSLEMLPSACNVPAAQADAGRHGSSDDDGRLGSVLEPVVPDSANGSEGLASAAAECMKADVLRRSGVETAAEETEVIQRGVPGTYRQPLCADSELVRLAEQNPEGADCDPPAASSSSEHASLVFGDVASLKSFDSLTGCGDIIADQDDDSVAESSVSGERGSRNAGKRSSCLVTYQGGGEEMATPDQVDSDYLQGLWEAEAEGANEARYAPDEHSDGLPVTPDQPISSLHTLTTPTTTSSSDCGGISSSNTNSSPLGALETVLSPGELATPQSEQQESVPNSDEGYYDATTPGADEDARERERPAPRPERLPRDSYSGDALYELFEPDDRLLSPAMADDDDPCDFLDMPLPEGKGSPVYSLKTGAMDTCATETEDARLSKIQQALLCCELQSLRTAPKDTPLFSRGPYYPDAHLPLASCKAGKHKQLDEPLSPRGTRLAPAHHASGDASLSSDGGPGPQTQDNPSYAQIPSPLQEFGPYAQRDQCSPPAGPHPHGLSLPGDGGHSQEELTVCFSQALVDFTKHSLRVFRNSTESLDGSESGSPFGQNLRALPTMVTFDVADMENEGEFERQTEEGGVEEELASPFEPFEPFEPFEPFEDESCYLREDAFAECDERTLLDAYEQSLLLDTTGATWGIASLPRHLSSGRACQAVAPPLALNRRSRSLDTDGLELRLGATGHATASATGGTPYESARTAGSLHRRKKSNNGHVSGAPGARRGPNHQQPAAATRDGPRHGQGHGQGQGRGHGVSVSNSASLCQKQPSACPPPSETRPASKPALHQAAIRPSDLPLQSAAAPSSSSLLLLRGRNPAGASTGGSGAFHGANHQSAGEAFYHCGLAESGHSQGKMRPVGVTQGVPHLSSWARSDKERELSGKSMKALEVGYGGGPAQSKRST comes from the exons ATGGAGACCGGtgcaggaagtgagctcagtGAAGCAGAGATTGTGGAATCCATCTCCCAGGAGTCACCgcaccctccaccaccacagccaccCTCTGGGAAACTGAGGAAGACCGCCTTCAAGTTCTTCAGCAGCCGCAAGAGCATCTGCGTGCTACCCAGCTTCTTTGGGGGGCTCGGGAAAGGCCAGAGCCGAGGGTCCTCCAAAAGCGGCGTGACCAAGAGCCGGACGCACGACGGCGTGAGCCGAGGATGCTGGGACGACGGCGTCAGGGGGAGCGGCGACGTCGCGGCCGGAGACTTTGAGTTCCGCGCGCCCCGAGAACGAGACTGCGGAGGCGGGAGCGAGTCGCACAGGGGAACAGGGGAGAGTCTGAAGTCCCAGTTCCTGCCGTGGCAGAGGAGGGGACTCCGAGGCCTCttcagcagcatcaggagacACAGGAGGAGCAAGAATGTGGAGAAGATCTCGAGCCTGGAGATGTTGCCCAGTGCCTGTAACGTGCCTGCGGCCCAGGCGGACGCCGGACGTCACGGCAGCAGTGACGACGATGGCCGCCTGGGCAGCGTGTTGGAACCGGTCGTGCCTGACTCAGCTAACGGCAGCGAGGGCCTGGCGTCCGCCGCCGCTGAATGTATGAAAGCTGACGTGTTA aggaggagtggggtggAGACAGCTGCTGAGGAGACGGAGGTTATCCAGAGGGGTGTTCCCGGCACATATCGGCAGCCCCTGTGTGCCGACTCGGAGCTGGTTCGTCTCGCCGAGCAAAACCCGGAGGGGGCGGACTGCGATCCGCCGgctgcctcttcctcctccgagCACGCCAGCCTGGTCTTCGGCGACGTGGCGTCCCTCAAGAGCTTCGACTCGCTCACGGGCTGCGGCGACATCATCGCCGACCAGGACGACGACAGCGTGGCCGAGAGCTCGGTGTCGGGCGAGCGAGGCAGCCGCAACGCGGGCAAGCGCAGCTCGTGCCTGGTCACCTACCAGGGCGGCGGAGAGGAGATGGCCACGCCTGACCAGGTGGACTCCGACTACCTGCAGGGCCTCTGGGAGGCCGAGGCCGAGGGAGCCAACGAGGCCCGCTACGCCCCCGACGAGCACTCCGACGGCCTGCCCGTCACCCCGGACCAGCCAATCAGCTCGCTGCACACCCTCACCACCCcgaccaccaccagcagcagcgacTGCGGCGGgatcagcagcagcaacaccaaCAGCAGCCCCCTGGGGGCGCTAGAGACCGTCCTGAGCCCCGGCGAGCTGGCGACGCCGCAGAGCGAGCAGCAGGAGTCGGTGCCCAACAGCGACGAGGGCTACTACGACGCCACCACGCCCGGCGCAGACGAGGACGCCCGCGAACGCGAACGACCGGCGCCGAGGCCCGAGCGACTGCCACGCGACAGCTACAGCGGCGACGCCCTCTACGAGCTCTTCGAGCCCGACGACCGGCTCCTCAGCCCGGCGATGGCCGACGACGACGACCCGTGCGACTTCCTGGACATGCCCCTGCCCGAGGGCAAGGGAAGCCCCGTCTACTCCCTGAAGACGGGCGCCATGGACACCTGCGCCACGGAGACGGAGGACGCCCGCCTGAGCAAGATCCAGCAGGCGCTGCTGTGCTGCGAGCTGCAGAGCCTCCGGACCGCGCCCAAGGACACGCCCCTCTTCAGCCGAGGGCCCTACTACCCCGACGCCCACCTCCCGCTGGCCAGCTGCAAGGCGGGCAAACACAAGCAGCTGGATGAGCCGCTGAGCCCCAGGGGCACCAGGCTAGCGCCCGCGCACCACGCCTCAGGGGACGCCTCGCTCTCCTCCGACGGAGGGCCCGGGCCCCAGACGCAGGACAATCCCTCGTACGCCCAGATCCCCAGTCCACTGCAGGAGTTTGGGCCCTACGCGCAGCGTGACCAGTGCAGTCCTCCGGCCGGCCCGCACCCCCACGGCCTCTCACTGCCCGGTGATGGCGGCCATTCGCAGGAGGAGCTGACGGTGTGCTTCTCGCAGGCGCTGGTGGACTTCACCAAGCACTCCTTGCGCGTCTTCCGCAACTCCACCGAGAGCCTGGACGGCTCCGAGTCCGGCTCGCCGTTCGGCCAGAACCTGCGCGCGCTGCCCACCATGGTGACCTTCGACGTGGCAGACATGGAGAACGAGGGCGAGTTCGAGCGGCAGACGGAGGAGGGGGGCGTCGAGGAGGAGCTGGCCTCGCCGTTCGAGCCCTTCGAGCCGTTCGAGCCGTTCGAGCCGTTTGAGGACGAGAGCTGCTACCTGCGCGAGGACGCCTTCGCCGAGTGCGACGAGCGGACGCTGCTGGACGCCTACGAGCAGAGCCTGCTGCTGGACACCACTGGCGCCACGTGGGGCATCGCCAGCCTGCCGCGCCACCTCAGCTCCGGGCGCGCCTGCCAGGCCGTCGCGCCGCCGCTCGCCCTCAACCGCCGCAGCCGCTCGCTCGACACCGACGGCCTGGAGCTGCGCCTGGGCGCCACCGGCCACGCGACCGCGTCCGCCACCGGGGGAACGCCGTACGAGAGCGCCAGGACGGCCGGCTCGCTTCACCGCAGGAAGAAGAGCAACAACGGCCACGTCTCTGGAGCCCCGGGCGCCCGGCGCGGCCCGAACCACCAGCAGCCAGCAGCGGCCACCAGGGACGGCCCAAGACACGGTCAGGGTCACGGTCAAGGTCAGGGTCGGGGTCACGGCGTCTCGGTCTCGAACTCTGCGTCCCTCTGCCAGAAACAGCCTTCTGCGTGTCCCCCTCCATCTGAGACGCGTCCTGCCAGCAAGCCGGCCCTCCATCAGGCTGCCATCAGGCCCTCCGACCTGCCCCTGcagtcagcagcagcaccctcctcctcctccctcctcctcctccgcggcCGCAACCCAGCCGGCGCATCCACGGGGGGCAGTGGGGCATTTCACGGAGCCAACCACCAGTCGGCGGGAGAGGCCTTTTACCATTGCGGCCTGGCAGAGTCCGGGCACTCCCAGGGCAAGATGCGCCCTGTCGGGGTGACCCAGGGGGtaccccacctctcctcctggGCCCGATCGGACAAAGAGCGCGAGCTCAGTGGGAAGAGCATGAAGGCGCTGGAGGTGGGCTATGGTGGGGGTCCCGCTCAGAGCAAGCGCTCCACATAA
- the asb12a gene encoding ankyrin repeat and SOCS box protein 12a — protein MLQLRFGVEEEDSGELCQLNQAVSNDDHMLLLELLSQERYKRVINHRSGWGVPGTPLRMAASKGHLRCLEVLLAHGADVDCIDVKAQTPLFTAVCGRYLTCVLALLRAGANPNGCPKNNSSPVLTAAREGDPEILRQLLHHGADVNARSKVALWTSGVAICSGPLYLSAVYGHLDCFRVLLLYGADPDYNYPDERLPSKGKQPKTVLETCLRHGCGVEYVQLLIDFGANVYLPTLIIEKTTKQNEAVELLLKERGCPKSLTSQCRLAIRTHLRQINRIDSIDCLDMPPCLMNYLKHIPNRVIL, from the exons ATGCTACAGCTCAGGTTTGGAGTCGAAGAGGAAGACAGTGGTGAACTCTGTCAACTTAACCAGGCTGTGTCCAACGATGACCACATGCTTCTCCTGGAGCTTCTCTCTCAAGAACGCTACAAGCGGGTCATTAACCACCGCAGTGGCTGGGGTGTGCCAGGAACCCCGCTCCGCATGGCCGCATCCAAGGGCCACCTGCGGTGCCTGGAGGTCCTCTTGGCGCACGGCGCCGATGTGGACTGCATAGACGTGAAGGCGCAGACCCCGCTCTTCACTGCAGTGTGTGGCCGCTACCTCACATGTGTGTTGGCCCTCCTGCGTGCCGGGGCCAACCCCAACGGCTGTCCCAAGAACAACAGCTCCCCCGTCCTCACGGCTGCCCGCGAGGGCGACCCGGAGATCCTGAGGCAGCTCCTTCACCACGGAGCGGATGTCAACGCCAGGTCAAAAGTGGCCCTTTGGACATCGGGTGTGGCCATTTGCAGTGGCCCGCTTTACCTGTCTGCTGTGTACGGCCACCTGGACTGCTTTCGGGTTCTGCTGTTGTACGGCGCCGACCCCGACTACAACTATCCCGACGAGCGGCTTCCGAGTAAGGGGAAGCAGCCTAAAACTGTGCTCGAGACATGCCTGAGGCATGGATGTGGAGTGGAGTATGTGCAGCTACTGATAGATTTTGGGGCCAATGTGTATCTACCCACCCTGATCATAGAGAAGACCACCAAGCAAAACGAAGCAGTGGAGCTCCTGCtaaaagagagag GATGTCCGAAATCACTGACCTCCCAATGCCGTTTGGCCATCAGAACGCATCTGAGACAGATCAACAGGATTGATTCCATAGACTGTTTGGACATGCCACCTTGCCTCATGAATTATCTCAAACACATACCAAACCGTGTGATCCTGTAA